The following are encoded in a window of Amphibacillus xylanus NBRC 15112 genomic DNA:
- a CDS encoding YabP/YqfC family sporulation protein: protein MRKLRSIFDKMKKTNASMLITSHLELPRITMIGDIHVYIENHHGIVRFTSTEIVLNISNGQLVIKGRGLVIKMLLTAEMLVEGKITSLEMNHRTDKNGVES from the coding sequence GTGCGGAAATTACGATCAATTTTCGATAAAATGAAAAAAACAAATGCTAGTATGCTAATTACATCCCATTTGGAATTGCCACGGATTACGATGATTGGTGATATCCACGTATATATTGAAAATCATCATGGAATCGTTAGATTTACTTCAACTGAGATAGTTCTTAACATTTCAAATGGTCAGTTAGTCATAAAAGGACGAGGATTAGTAATCAAGATGCTCCTTACTGCTGAAATGTTAGTTGAAGGTAAAATCACTTCACTAGAAATGAATCATAGAACTGATAAAAATGGAGTGGAATCATGA
- the yqfD gene encoding sporulation protein YqfD: MKQLKPLWFKGYVTIKVMGHYPERFFDLCARRNIPVWSIRKQSELECLADVYVDDIHKLRKIRRQTHYKLSFVRKKGMPFFIKRLKNFHQLLISLFIACLVFLYLTQSILFIQIEGVPTEMEKQLLTSLNNYGIKKGKLKLLMDKPDQIQSKILTDYPNILWVGITPNGVNYQLEVITKKQPEVKERQQRTHIYAKKDGVISEMFVAKGRPLVEVNDFVKKGQLLVTGQLNHLNQNDEDDNTENQDEQLIEVEAEIYATTWYETKLEVALEGNYHIETGEFKNKYYLQFGSFKMPIWGFGSTNFEQEKIELDQHTLTVFDWTIPIAFLSQTHKEVEIINQERSVEQAVEIGLQQARQNLLRNLDQTSSIINEKILHQSFENGKVNLHVYFTVKENIVNTIETIQGD, encoded by the coding sequence ATGAAACAGTTAAAACCATTATGGTTCAAAGGATACGTGACAATTAAAGTAATGGGACATTATCCAGAGCGTTTTTTTGATTTATGTGCTCGTCGTAATATTCCGGTCTGGTCAATTAGAAAACAGTCTGAACTTGAATGTCTGGCAGATGTTTACGTGGATGATATTCATAAGCTTAGAAAGATTCGTCGCCAGACACATTACAAATTATCGTTTGTTCGTAAAAAAGGAATGCCTTTTTTCATAAAACGGTTAAAAAATTTTCATCAACTATTAATAAGTTTATTCATAGCTTGCTTAGTATTTCTCTATTTAACACAATCAATATTATTTATCCAAATCGAAGGTGTTCCGACTGAAATGGAAAAACAACTTTTAACGAGTCTGAACAATTATGGCATCAAAAAAGGAAAGCTAAAGCTTTTAATGGACAAGCCAGATCAAATTCAATCTAAGATTTTGACTGACTATCCTAATATCCTTTGGGTTGGTATTACGCCTAATGGAGTCAATTATCAGCTCGAAGTCATCACAAAGAAGCAACCAGAGGTTAAAGAGAGACAACAAAGAACGCATATCTATGCTAAAAAAGATGGAGTCATTAGTGAAATGTTTGTTGCTAAAGGAAGACCATTAGTTGAAGTCAATGATTTTGTTAAAAAGGGACAACTTCTAGTGACAGGTCAGCTAAATCATTTAAATCAAAATGATGAAGATGATAATACTGAGAATCAAGATGAACAATTAATCGAGGTTGAGGCAGAAATTTATGCAACGACCTGGTATGAGACAAAGTTAGAAGTCGCTTTAGAAGGAAACTATCACATTGAAACAGGTGAATTTAAAAATAAATATTATCTTCAATTCGGTTCATTTAAAATGCCTATTTGGGGTTTTGGTTCAACAAACTTTGAACAGGAAAAGATTGAGCTCGATCAGCATACACTTACTGTCTTTGATTGGACAATACCGATAGCATTTCTAAGTCAAACCCATAAAGAAGTAGAAATTATAAATCAAGAACGATCTGTAGAACAAGCAGTAGAAATAGGCTTACAACAAGCTCGTCAGAATTTACTTCGAAATTTAGACCAAACGAGTTCAATAATTAACGAAAAAATTTTGCATCAATCTTTTGAGAATGGTAAAGTAAACTTACACGTATACTTCACAGTTAAAGAAAATATCGTGAATACAATCGAGACTATTCAAGGAGATTAA
- a CDS encoding PhoH family protein yields the protein MSDELQRIDLTISDPAEAMSLFGTNDAHLKQLEAKLDISIVTRGQEIMVQGNSEKRLLVTDVLNALLTVIRRGLSISERDVIYAVELAKQGKVDQFYSLFDQTIMRNALGRAIRVKTLGQREYVKEIKNNDLVFGIGPAGTGKTYLAVVMAVSALKSGDIKKIILTRPAVEAGESLGFLPGDLKEKVDPYLRPLYDALHDVLGYEHTTRLIERETIEIAPLAYMRGRTLDDAFVILDEAQNTTPEQMKMFLTRLGFGSKMVITGDLTQVDLPNRTVSGLKTVQQILADIKGISFVYLKQQDVVRHPVVQKIIAAYESKDM from the coding sequence ATGTCAGATGAATTACAACGAATTGATTTAACAATTTCTGATCCAGCAGAAGCAATGAGTTTATTCGGAACAAATGATGCTCATTTAAAACAACTTGAAGCAAAACTTGATATTTCAATCGTTACACGAGGACAAGAAATTATGGTCCAAGGAAATTCTGAAAAACGCCTACTCGTAACTGATGTGCTTAATGCACTATTAACGGTAATTAGACGTGGATTATCAATTTCTGAAAGAGACGTCATTTATGCTGTTGAATTGGCGAAGCAAGGGAAAGTTGATCAATTTTATAGTTTATTTGATCAAACAATTATGCGAAATGCACTAGGACGAGCTATTCGTGTGAAGACATTAGGGCAACGTGAATATGTTAAAGAAATTAAAAATAACGATTTAGTATTTGGTATCGGTCCAGCCGGGACTGGAAAAACATATTTAGCCGTTGTAATGGCTGTTAGCGCATTAAAATCCGGAGATATTAAGAAAATTATTTTAACCAGACCTGCAGTAGAGGCTGGTGAGAGTTTGGGTTTCTTACCAGGTGACCTTAAAGAAAAGGTAGATCCCTATTTAAGACCGCTGTACGACGCTTTACACGACGTATTAGGCTATGAACATACAACACGCTTGATTGAACGTGAAACGATCGAAATTGCACCTCTTGCCTATATGCGTGGTCGTACGCTAGATGATGCGTTTGTTATTCTAGATGAGGCTCAAAATACCACACCAGAGCAAATGAAGATGTTTTTAACCCGTTTAGGTTTCGGTTCTAAAATGGTTATTACGGGTGATTTAACTCAAGTAGATTTACCAAATCGAACTGTCTCTGGTTTGAAAACAGTTCAGCAAATCCTAGCCGATATAAAAGGGATTTCTTTTGTTTATCTAAAACAACAAGACGTTGTTCGTCACCCAGTTGTGCAGAAAATCATTGCTGCATATGAATCAAAGGATATGTAA
- a CDS encoding HD family phosphohydrolase, protein MKNIINQFKKINRPLQVIITLLIIGITIFLSTLTNVYTETYEIERYSISNDTIQSPISIEDTRETERRKREALNAVEDRYLISPEVAEERIKYINELFEVIETVNQPPKTVEQEDDQTEQDDQLSTNSVIKNDPAPPGKTTADKIIEFKQLASQELVENLTDEALTLLITASDREKGIAYELLTTTLNEIFNEGIKQENLDDAKAQLAQRFQYSSLNNELKNSLVSVGEFALVENSFFSLEDTLEAESQAINNVEPAMIRAGEIIVREGQTITNEIYDKLELVGLLNSDRNLFPVIGLVVFVILLLSLICYGLIAYLDKQHLQFNHLFTLVIISVVTIGLMKGVSLFSVDANKLFLLMPIATGAILIKILFRERLAILFSIVFSVVGTIIFNEQIPGSLNLEVGMYFLAAQLCSIATLIAIKDRIAIFKTVAISGIVNVLVILSFVFLSYDSYQLSDILKFVIFAYVSALISGIVAIGALPFFETVLKLLSDTKLLTLANPNHPLLRKILTEAPGTYHHSVMVANLSEAACEAIGANGLLARVASYYHDLGKTKRPHYFIENQMGMDNPHNFIDPWQSAEIIIAHPYDGAKILKEHKMPKEIIDIAQQHHGTSLLKYFYYKEKEINKDVSESLYRYPGPLPQTKESAIVSLCDPIEAAVRSMEQPTKEKIDQLINNIIKDRLQDGQLDDSHLTFKELTKIKQTISETLTGIYHTRIQYPKESKEA, encoded by the coding sequence ATGAAAAATATAATCAATCAATTTAAAAAAATAAATAGACCACTTCAAGTCATAATTACTTTATTAATCATTGGCATTACTATTTTCCTTTCGACGTTAACGAATGTCTATACAGAAACTTATGAAATTGAAAGGTATAGCATTTCAAACGATACGATCCAATCGCCGATAAGTATTGAAGATACGAGAGAAACGGAACGTAGAAAGCGAGAGGCACTAAATGCTGTTGAAGATCGCTATCTAATTTCACCAGAGGTTGCAGAGGAAAGAATTAAATATATTAATGAACTATTTGAAGTTATTGAAACAGTTAATCAACCGCCGAAAACTGTTGAACAAGAAGATGATCAAACAGAACAAGATGATCAATTATCAACTAACAGTGTAATTAAAAATGATCCTGCTCCGCCTGGAAAAACAACAGCAGATAAGATAATAGAGTTTAAGCAGTTAGCAAGCCAAGAACTAGTAGAGAATTTGACAGATGAGGCTCTCACCCTTTTAATCACTGCTAGTGACAGAGAAAAGGGAATTGCGTATGAACTACTAACTACAACTCTAAATGAAATCTTCAATGAAGGGATAAAGCAAGAAAATTTGGATGATGCTAAGGCACAACTAGCTCAACGTTTTCAATATTCATCACTTAATAACGAATTGAAAAACAGTTTAGTAAGTGTAGGTGAATTTGCCTTAGTTGAAAATTCATTCTTTTCATTAGAGGATACATTAGAAGCGGAAAGTCAAGCCATCAATAATGTAGAGCCGGCCATGATTCGTGCTGGTGAGATAATCGTACGAGAAGGGCAAACGATTACAAATGAAATTTATGATAAATTAGAATTAGTTGGTTTATTAAATAGTGACCGCAATTTATTCCCGGTAATCGGACTTGTTGTTTTTGTCATTTTATTATTATCATTAATCTGCTATGGTTTAATCGCTTATTTGGATAAACAGCACCTACAATTCAACCACTTATTTACACTTGTTATTATTTCAGTCGTGACAATTGGCTTAATGAAAGGTGTTAGTTTGTTTAGTGTCGATGCTAATAAGCTATTTTTACTGATGCCGATTGCAACTGGAGCAATATTGATTAAAATTTTATTTAGAGAACGTTTAGCCATTTTATTTTCTATTGTTTTTTCAGTTGTTGGTACGATCATATTTAACGAACAAATACCCGGTTCGTTAAATTTAGAGGTTGGTATGTACTTCTTAGCTGCACAATTATGTAGTATCGCTACATTGATTGCGATAAAAGATCGGATTGCAATATTTAAAACAGTTGCGATTTCTGGTATTGTAAACGTGTTGGTAATCTTAAGTTTTGTTTTTCTATCTTATGATAGTTATCAGTTATCAGATATACTTAAGTTTGTCATATTTGCTTACGTTTCAGCCTTAATTTCAGGTATTGTAGCTATTGGAGCATTACCATTTTTTGAAACCGTACTTAAATTATTATCTGATACGAAATTATTAACATTAGCAAATCCAAATCACCCATTATTAAGAAAAATTCTTACAGAAGCACCAGGAACATATCATCATAGTGTAATGGTAGCAAACTTAAGTGAAGCAGCGTGTGAAGCAATAGGTGCAAATGGATTACTAGCTCGAGTAGCGTCATATTATCATGATTTAGGTAAAACGAAGCGACCACATTATTTTATCGAAAATCAAATGGGAATGGATAACCCGCATAATTTTATTGATCCATGGCAAAGTGCTGAAATTATTATTGCTCATCCATACGATGGAGCTAAGATATTAAAAGAGCATAAAATGCCGAAAGAGATTATTGATATTGCTCAACAACATCATGGTACGTCGCTATTAAAATATTTTTATTACAAAGAGAAAGAAATAAATAAAGATGTTTCTGAATCTTTATATCGCTATCCAGGACCACTACCGCAAACAAAGGAATCAGCCATCGTTTCATTATGTGATCCGATTGAAGCAGCTGTTCGATCAATGGAACAGCCAACAAAAGAGAAAATTGATCAATTAATTAATAATATTATTAAAGATCGTTTGCAAGACGGCCAGTTAGATGACAGTCATTTAACTTTTAAAGAACTAACGAAAATTAAACAAACGATAAGTGAAACATTGACAGGTATATATCATACTAGAATTCAATATCCAAAAGAGTCAAAGGAGGCATAG
- the ybeY gene encoding rRNA maturation RNase YbeY: MNIEFIDETNLIDESYIKLIQDLIIFAAKEEGVSPDAEMSISFVNNDTIQELNRNYRGIDKPTDVISFALQDSVEGEIEIKGDQLPPLNLGDIVISVDKAEEQAEEYEHSLEREYGFLALHGFLHLLGYDHIEYDQEQEMFKKQEDILNAFGLPRK; the protein is encoded by the coding sequence ATGAATATAGAGTTTATTGATGAAACAAATTTAATTGATGAAAGTTATATAAAGCTTATTCAAGATCTCATTATTTTTGCCGCAAAAGAAGAAGGCGTTAGTCCGGATGCTGAAATGTCTATTTCATTTGTAAATAACGACACGATCCAAGAGTTAAACCGTAATTATCGAGGTATTGATAAACCGACAGATGTCATCTCATTTGCATTACAAGATTCAGTTGAAGGGGAGATCGAAATTAAAGGTGATCAATTACCACCACTAAACCTTGGTGACATCGTTATTTCCGTGGATAAAGCCGAAGAACAAGCCGAAGAATATGAGCATAGCTTGGAAAGAGAATATGGATTTTTAGCTTTACATGGATTTTTACACTTACTCGGCTATGATCATATTGAATATGATCAAGAACAGGAAATGTTTAAAAAACAAGAGGATATTTTAAATGCGTTTGGGCTTCCGAGAAAATAA
- a CDS encoding diacylglycerol kinase family protein, which produces MRLGFRENKKKRVGFSYAINGLKIAFKNEINIRIHFTIALLVIIGGFIFSISLLEWVLLILMIGFVITAELINTAVETMLDHLAPNWHPVVGSIKDLTASAVLVSSIVAFIVGIIIFIPKFIEWFTL; this is translated from the coding sequence ATGCGTTTGGGCTTCCGAGAAAATAAAAAAAAACGTGTTGGGTTTAGCTACGCGATTAACGGTTTGAAAATTGCATTTAAAAATGAGATTAATATTAGAATTCACTTTACGATTGCTTTACTTGTTATAATCGGTGGTTTTATTTTTTCTATATCATTACTTGAGTGGGTACTTTTAATTTTAATGATTGGCTTTGTGATTACCGCAGAACTTATTAACACAGCGGTAGAAACAATGTTGGATCATTTAGCGCCTAACTGGCATCCAGTCGTAGGATCGATTAAAGATTTAACTGCTAGCGCTGTGTTGGTAAGCAGTATCGTTGCTTTTATTGTCGGGATCATTATTTTCATCCCAAAGTTTATTGAATGGTTTACTTTATAA
- the era gene encoding GTPase Era, producing the protein MHQETYKSGFITIIGRPNVGKSTFLNRVIGEKIAIMSDKAQTTRNTIQGVYTDDEAQIVFIDTPGIHKPKHKLGDFMVKIATNTLNEVDAILFMINAKEGYGRGDQFIIDRLEEVNKPVYLIINKIDQIHPDQLFDLIVEYKDKYDFKEIVPISALEGNNVDHLLSLLKEQLNEGPKFYPDDQITDHPERFIISEFIREKALQLTKEEIPHSLAVVIDKIERQEGEKVQIHASIIVERPSQKGIIIGKQGSMLKQIGMRSRKDIERLLGSKVYLNLWVKVQKNWRNRAHYLHEFGYNEDNY; encoded by the coding sequence ATGCATCAAGAAACATACAAATCAGGTTTTATCACAATTATCGGACGACCAAACGTTGGGAAATCAACTTTTTTAAATCGTGTTATTGGAGAAAAGATTGCCATAATGAGTGATAAAGCACAGACAACACGAAATACAATCCAAGGTGTTTATACTGATGATGAAGCACAAATTGTTTTTATCGACACACCTGGTATTCATAAACCGAAACATAAACTCGGTGACTTCATGGTGAAAATTGCAACAAATACATTAAATGAAGTTGACGCTATTTTATTTATGATCAATGCGAAAGAAGGCTATGGTCGAGGTGATCAATTTATTATTGACCGTTTGGAAGAAGTCAATAAGCCAGTCTATTTAATCATTAACAAAATTGATCAGATTCATCCTGATCAGCTATTCGATTTAATTGTCGAGTATAAAGATAAATATGACTTTAAAGAGATTGTACCGATTTCTGCATTAGAGGGTAATAATGTTGACCATTTATTATCATTATTGAAAGAACAATTGAATGAAGGTCCTAAATTTTATCCTGATGATCAAATTACTGATCACCCAGAGCGATTCATTATTAGTGAATTTATTCGAGAAAAAGCGCTTCAATTAACTAAAGAAGAAATCCCTCATTCGTTAGCTGTTGTCATTGATAAAATTGAGCGTCAAGAAGGAGAAAAAGTCCAAATTCATGCTTCAATTATTGTTGAAAGACCCTCCCAAAAAGGGATAATTATCGGTAAACAAGGCTCTATGCTAAAACAAATTGGTATGAGATCAAGAAAGGATATTGAACGCTTGCTGGGTTCAAAAGTATATCTAAACTTGTGGGTTAAAGTACAGAAAAATTGGCGTAACCGAGCTCATTATTTACACGAATTTGGCTATAATGAAGACAATTATTAA
- a CDS encoding YqzL family protein encodes MHNLPWIVFSKTGNIETYLLMKDYDVEVSEELIINEETNSDQTEPVD; translated from the coding sequence ATGCATAATTTACCTTGGATCGTTTTTAGTAAAACTGGAAATATCGAAACATATCTACTGATGAAGGACTATGATGTTGAAGTCAGTGAAGAATTAATTATAAATGAAGAAACAAATTCAGATCAAACAGAACCTGTTGATTAA
- the recO gene encoding DNA repair protein RecO → MLEKVEGVIIRTQNYGETHLIATLLTDKLGKIGVLARGAKKPRSRMAAVTQLFIHGEYLVRLGRGLSILEQGDVVNSHRKIREDIFLTAYASYLAELTNVLVDEKQPNYYVYQQLLLTLQGITDFKDPLVLTLMYEMKLYNVAGFAPTIDRCQNCQRTDQINAFSIKEAGVLCQRCLAIDPNHRPINQTQYKLLKLFSEIDMNRVANINVKAENKEVIRQILEQYYETYGGLTLKSRKFLKQIHLLK, encoded by the coding sequence TTGCTAGAAAAGGTAGAGGGTGTTATTATCCGGACTCAAAACTATGGGGAAACACATCTTATTGCAACACTTTTAACTGATAAGCTTGGAAAAATAGGTGTACTTGCACGAGGAGCTAAAAAGCCGAGAAGTAGAATGGCAGCTGTCACACAGTTGTTTATTCATGGTGAATATCTTGTGCGGTTAGGAAGAGGTTTGAGTATTTTAGAGCAAGGTGATGTTGTTAATTCACATCGGAAAATAAGAGAAGATATTTTTTTAACAGCATATGCTAGTTATTTAGCGGAATTAACAAATGTTTTAGTTGATGAAAAGCAACCTAATTATTATGTATACCAACAGTTATTATTAACTTTACAAGGAATCACTGATTTTAAAGATCCGTTAGTATTAACACTGATGTATGAAATGAAATTATATAATGTTGCCGGGTTTGCACCGACCATAGATCGATGTCAAAATTGCCAACGAACAGATCAAATTAATGCATTTTCTATTAAAGAAGCAGGAGTACTTTGTCAAAGGTGTTTGGCTATTGATCCAAATCATCGTCCTATTAATCAAACGCAATATAAATTATTAAAATTATTTTCTGAAATCGATATGAATAGGGTTGCTAATATTAATGTTAAAGCTGAGAATAAAGAAGTCATTCGTCAAATTCTTGAGCAGTATTACGAAACATACGGTGGCTTAACACTAAAATCAAGGAAATTTTTAAAACAGATTCATTTATTGAAGTGA
- a CDS encoding amidohydrolase family protein produces MKKKQKKLFITIIVFLLFFNLIPVSHAVEATFDVVIKGGTIYNPSTDHELHNYNIGINESKIERITQEDLSGITEIDASGLVISPGFIDLVSYDPNHVGIEFKVFDGVTSNLAMHGGTEDAETWYSNWAKQGVITNFGASSFVTRLRWPIVGAGIDTEMVNESDIERLVEETRKNIENGALGISFSFEYVPGVKHEVKPLLELAAEYDVPTFYHLRYSDEEKGLEGIQEVIDYGNETGASIHIMHINSTGGTFVMDQALDMVKNAKKSGLDITTDFYPYDFWATYINSARFRPGWQERFKITYEDLQIGATDIRITKDTFDEYRKQHLLVAAHGSMPMNELYMLLKDPDTMIGSDTIIEPSHNNHPRGAGAYSRLFGRYVREEQVLSMMDAIKKTSYFPAKRMESAAPAMHYKGRIEVGADADITIFNPETIIDKATVEFPGTHSVGVEYVLVNGVVVKNKDGLVNVEKPGKPIRSYFVEEIAHLKPEDFHLTVDETSVIIENVYQLKDDMYLPLALFEQLDLPVQSFKNGVIDIDETINLTVGSNNAIFDGEEFILSGEPILYKEAVYMPMHSVEQILATKYNVDTHDDGLSLSTIESSEQVNDYEDADGELDEASDSVTDEIVESSTDQNSSNGYYLLILVLLLVVLGLSIIFWLRLKKTKN; encoded by the coding sequence ATGAAGAAAAAGCAAAAAAAATTGTTTATTACTATTATCGTTTTTCTTTTATTTTTTAATTTGATTCCAGTTTCACATGCTGTAGAAGCAACATTTGATGTAGTTATTAAAGGAGGAACGATTTATAATCCTTCAACAGACCACGAGTTACATAATTATAATATTGGAATTAATGAATCAAAAATTGAGCGAATAACTCAAGAGGATTTATCCGGAATTACAGAAATAGATGCAAGTGGCCTTGTAATATCACCAGGCTTTATTGATTTAGTATCTTATGATCCCAATCATGTTGGAATTGAATTTAAAGTTTTTGACGGTGTTACTAGTAATTTAGCCATGCATGGCGGTACAGAAGATGCCGAAACTTGGTATTCAAACTGGGCAAAACAAGGTGTCATCACAAATTTCGGTGCTTCAAGTTTTGTTACTAGACTTCGATGGCCAATTGTTGGAGCTGGAATTGATACGGAAATGGTTAACGAATCAGATATTGAGAGATTAGTAGAGGAAACAAGAAAAAATATTGAAAATGGTGCTCTAGGTATATCTTTTAGTTTTGAATATGTACCAGGAGTAAAACATGAAGTTAAACCATTATTAGAGTTAGCTGCCGAGTATGACGTTCCTACTTTTTATCACTTGAGATATTCTGATGAAGAAAAGGGTTTAGAAGGTATTCAAGAAGTAATCGATTACGGAAATGAAACGGGTGCTAGTATACATATCATGCATATTAATAGTACTGGTGGAACTTTCGTAATGGATCAAGCCCTAGATATGGTTAAAAACGCAAAAAAAAGCGGTTTAGATATTACAACTGATTTTTATCCGTATGATTTTTGGGCAACTTATATTAACTCTGCTAGATTTAGACCAGGTTGGCAAGAACGATTCAAAATCACTTACGAAGATCTACAAATTGGTGCAACTGATATAAGAATTACAAAAGATACTTTTGACGAATATAGAAAACAGCACTTATTAGTAGCCGCTCATGGATCAATGCCTATGAATGAATTGTATATGCTTTTGAAAGATCCAGATACAATGATTGGAAGTGATACAATCATTGAGCCGAGTCATAATAATCATCCTCGAGGAGCGGGTGCTTATAGTAGACTTTTTGGACGATATGTTAGAGAAGAACAAGTTTTAAGTATGATGGATGCAATCAAAAAAACATCATACTTTCCAGCAAAAAGAATGGAAAGTGCTGCGCCAGCGATGCATTATAAAGGACGAATTGAAGTGGGTGCTGATGCTGATATTACTATATTTAATCCGGAAACAATTATTGATAAGGCCACTGTAGAGTTTCCTGGCACTCACTCGGTAGGAGTAGAATATGTTTTAGTTAATGGTGTTGTTGTTAAAAATAAAGACGGCTTAGTCAACGTTGAGAAACCAGGTAAGCCAATTCGGTCATATTTTGTTGAAGAAATAGCGCACCTTAAGCCGGAAGATTTTCATCTAACAGTTGATGAAACATCAGTAATAATTGAAAATGTGTATCAATTAAAAGATGATATGTATTTACCATTAGCGCTATTTGAACAATTAGATTTGCCGGTACAAAGTTTTAAAAACGGTGTTATTGATATTGATGAAACAATTAATTTAACGGTGGGAAGTAACAACGCTATTTTCGATGGAGAAGAATTTATTTTATCAGGTGAACCGATTTTATATAAGGAAGCTGTCTATATGCCAATGCATAGTGTAGAGCAAATATTGGCTACTAAATACAATGTAGATACTCATGACGATGGTCTTTCACTTTCAACAATAGAGTCATCCGAACAAGTTAATGATTACGAAGATGCAGATGGCGAATTAGATGAAGCTTCTGATAGTGTTACTGATGAAATCGTTGAATCTTCAACTGATCAAAACAGTAGTAATGGATATTACTTGTTAATTCTAGTGTTATTACTTGTAGTATTAGGCCTAAGTATCATATTTTGGTTAAGGTTAAAGAAAACAAAGAACTAG
- the glyQ gene encoding glycine--tRNA ligase subunit alpha: protein MHIQEMIITLQKFWSDQGCLLMQAYDTEKGAGTMSPMTLLRSLGPEPWNVAYVEPSRRPNDGRYGDNPNRLYQHHQFQVVMKPSPDEIQELYLESLKALNIDPLKHDIRFVEDNWENPTLGAAGLGWEVWLDGMEITQFTYFQQIGGLEASPVSVEITYGIERLASYIQDKENVFDLTWTEGVTVRDIFYQPEYEHSRYTFEESNTEMLFNLFNQYQQEAQQLMEKGLVFPAYDYVLKCSHTFNLLDAKGVISVTERTGYIGRVRDLAREIAKLYVQEREKLGFPMLKEEGDSHVNN, encoded by the coding sequence ATGCATATTCAAGAGATGATTATAACATTGCAAAAGTTTTGGAGTGACCAAGGGTGTCTATTAATGCAAGCATACGATACTGAAAAAGGTGCAGGAACGATGTCACCAATGACGTTATTGCGTAGTTTAGGACCAGAGCCATGGAATGTTGCTTACGTGGAACCTTCAAGACGTCCTAATGATGGACGATATGGTGATAATCCAAACCGTCTCTATCAGCACCATCAGTTTCAAGTAGTAATGAAACCTTCACCAGACGAGATTCAAGAACTTTATCTCGAATCGCTAAAAGCATTAAATATCGATCCGTTAAAACATGATATTCGTTTTGTTGAAGACAACTGGGAAAACCCAACACTTGGTGCTGCAGGATTAGGCTGGGAAGTATGGTTAGATGGTATGGAAATTACCCAGTTCACATATTTCCAACAAATTGGTGGTTTAGAGGCAAGCCCTGTTTCTGTAGAAATAACTTATGGAATTGAACGACTCGCATCTTATATTCAAGACAAAGAAAATGTCTTTGATTTAACTTGGACAGAAGGTGTAACTGTAAGAGATATCTTTTATCAACCTGAATATGAACATTCTAGATATACTTTTGAAGAGTCGAATACTGAGATGCTCTTTAATTTATTTAATCAGTATCAACAAGAAGCTCAACAATTAATGGAGAAAGGTTTAGTTTTTCCAGCTTATGACTATGTATTAAAATGCTCACACACATTTAACTTACTTGATGCAAAAGGTGTGATCTCAGTAACTGAAAGAACAGGTTACATTGGAAGAGTGCGAGATTTAGCACGGGAAATTGCAAAGTTATATGTTCAGGAAAGAGAGAAGTTAGGCTTTCCAATGTTGAAAGAGGAAGGTGATTCACATGTCAACAACTAA